The following are encoded together in the Anguilla rostrata isolate EN2019 chromosome 19, ASM1855537v3, whole genome shotgun sequence genome:
- the LOC135245609 gene encoding calumenin-A isoform X2: protein MELRPLVMCFALCVVYATSKPTATEKKDRVHHEQLSDKVHDDAESFDYDHDAFLGQEEAKTFDQLTPEESKERLGMIVEKIDANKDGYVTEEELKAWIKKAQKKYIYDNVDRQWKDFDMNNDGVISWEEYKNVTYDDPEPDDGFNYKQMMSRDERRFKMADKDGNLIADKEEFTAFLHPEEYDYMKDIVVLETMEDIDKNGDGFIDLEEYIGDMYNHEGDPQEPEWVKTEREQFVEFRDKNRDGKMDKEETMDWILPSDYDHAEAEAKHLMYESDSDKDGRLTKEEIVDKYDLFVGSQATDFGEALVRHDEF from the exons ATGGAGCTTCGCCCGCTGGTCATGTGCTTTGCCCTGTGCGTGGTGTACGCCACCAGCAAGCCCACGGCCACGGAGAAGAAGGACCGGGTCCACCACGAGCAGCTCAGCGACAAGGTGCACGACGACGCGGAGAGCTTCGACTACGACCACGATGCCTTcctggggcaggaggaggccAAGACCTTCGACCAGCTCACCCCCGAGGAGAGCAAGGAGCGCCTGGG gatgATTGTTGAGAAGATTGACGCTAATAAAGATGGATACGTTACGGAGGAGGAGCTGAAAGCGTGGATTAAAAAGGCTCAGAAGAAGTACATCTATGACAATGTGGACCGGCAGTGGAAGGACTTCGACATGAACAACGATGGCGTCATTTCCTGGGAGGAGTACAAGAATGTCACATACG ATGACCCTGAGCCTGACGATGGGTTCAATTACAAGCAGATGATGTCCAGAGACGAAAGGCGCTTCAAAATGGCCGACAAGGACGGGAATCTCATCGctgacaaggaggagttcaccgCTTTCCTGCACCCCGAGGAGTACGACTACATGAAGGACATTGTTGTGCTG GAAACAATGGAAGACATTGACAAGAATGGAGATGGCTTTATTGACTTGGAAGAATACATAG GTGACATGTACAATCACGAAGGCGATCCTCAGGAGCCAGAGTGGGTCAAGACTGAGCGCGAGCAGTTTGTTGAGTTCCGAGACAAGAACAGGGACGGGAAGATGGACAAGGAGGAGACTATGGACTGGATCCTGCCTTCGGACTATGACCACGCGGAAGCAGAGGCCAAGCACCTCATGTACGAGTCCGACTCGGACAAG GATGGTCGCCTCACCAAAGAAGAAATAGTCGACAAATACGATTTGTTTGTTGGGAGCCAAGCGACTGATTTTGGGGAGGCCTTAGTACGGCATGACGAGTTTTAA
- the LOC135245609 gene encoding calumenin-A isoform X1 encodes MELRPLVMCFALCVVYATSKPTATEKKDRVHHEQLSDKVHDDAESFDYDHDAFLGQEEAKTFDQLTPEESKERLGMIVEKIDANKDGYVTEEELKAWIKKAQKKYIYDNVDRQWKDFDMNNDGVISWEEYKNVTYGTYLDDPEPDDGFNYKQMMSRDERRFKMADKDGNLIADKEEFTAFLHPEEYDYMKDIVVLETMEDIDKNGDGFIDLEEYIGDMYNHEGDPQEPEWVKTEREQFVEFRDKNRDGKMDKEETMDWILPSDYDHAEAEAKHLMYESDSDKDGRLTKEEIVDKYDLFVGSQATDFGEALVRHDEF; translated from the exons ATGGAGCTTCGCCCGCTGGTCATGTGCTTTGCCCTGTGCGTGGTGTACGCCACCAGCAAGCCCACGGCCACGGAGAAGAAGGACCGGGTCCACCACGAGCAGCTCAGCGACAAGGTGCACGACGACGCGGAGAGCTTCGACTACGACCACGATGCCTTcctggggcaggaggaggccAAGACCTTCGACCAGCTCACCCCCGAGGAGAGCAAGGAGCGCCTGGG gatgATTGTTGAGAAGATTGACGCTAATAAAGATGGATACGTTACGGAGGAGGAGCTGAAAGCGTGGATTAAAAAGGCTCAGAAGAAGTACATCTATGACAATGTGGACCGGCAGTGGAAGGACTTCGACATGAACAACGATGGCGTCATTTCCTGGGAGGAGTACAAGAATGTCACATACGGTACTTACCTGG ATGACCCTGAGCCTGACGATGGGTTCAATTACAAGCAGATGATGTCCAGAGACGAAAGGCGCTTCAAAATGGCCGACAAGGACGGGAATCTCATCGctgacaaggaggagttcaccgCTTTCCTGCACCCCGAGGAGTACGACTACATGAAGGACATTGTTGTGCTG GAAACAATGGAAGACATTGACAAGAATGGAGATGGCTTTATTGACTTGGAAGAATACATAG GTGACATGTACAATCACGAAGGCGATCCTCAGGAGCCAGAGTGGGTCAAGACTGAGCGCGAGCAGTTTGTTGAGTTCCGAGACAAGAACAGGGACGGGAAGATGGACAAGGAGGAGACTATGGACTGGATCCTGCCTTCGGACTATGACCACGCGGAAGCAGAGGCCAAGCACCTCATGTACGAGTCCGACTCGGACAAG GATGGTCGCCTCACCAAAGAAGAAATAGTCGACAAATACGATTTGTTTGTTGGGAGCCAAGCGACTGATTTTGGGGAGGCCTTAGTACGGCATGACGAGTTTTAA